The Anopheles coluzzii chromosome 2, AcolN3, whole genome shotgun sequence genome window below encodes:
- the LOC120947781 gene encoding uncharacterized PE-PGRS family protein PE_PGRS54 isoform X13, producing MERPTRWALVLFALCATAAHSAVLTSNPSEELSKSIDIDNSPLSRVKRNGNIRGNFRGQTQSQYLHFGNSQDGKAEAEATQHSSRAVVVGSNGMGQAQSQSLGGDCSSCYGSVDGGGSYIYDSRPDPLKVPVDKLRLPDAYEPGTNGHSMRPGGSGGLDGYGRPGGAGSYDGRPGGSPGTGGAVLDAYGRPVGSFDAHGRPIGGSGMGGNGAGSHGRPGHGGSGFDAQGRPMGSDVGGYGRPSGGPGTDGSGVDAHGRPIGGPGTGGSGVDAHGRPIGGSGTGGPGFDAHGRPMGGPGTGGLGVDGHGRPVGGPGTGGPGVDAHGRPIGGSGTGGQAVDAHGRPIGGPGTGASGVDAHGRPIGGPGTGGSGVDSQGRPIGGPGTGGSGVDAHGRPIGGPGTGGSGVDAHGRPIGGPGTGRPGVDAHGRPIGGLGTGGQTVDAHGRPIGGPGTGRPGVDTHGRPIGGPGTGGQAVDAHGRPIGGPGTGGAGTEGQGRPVDGSGAGTNGQGRPSGGFDTQGRPGGPGTGGAPVDGHGRPSGGYDTQGRPGGPGTGLGGAHDGLGRPTGGLDAYGRPIGGPATDAQGRPIGGYDAQGRPVGGYDGQGRPLGSGTPGTGLDASARPVGSHGPHPHLVGPPLPGGGAHGVYHNAPHTVTLPGQDHTVVNPTGGLTVLVGTGHSKQTVIGSDSRLDGHGPVKIIPGPPDSHGPPKQTVYAHPGGLTVLVGTGGAQQTVHHLPVHGGHPGVGPQTVIHPGSVGTGVYPGSGVGPVAGQYPGGTGQYPGTAGGQYPTGPAGGPGMGTTTGAGSGVQYPGGATGGRHPGTVGGMGSGQYPGTGIGTGQHPGGTGTGQYPGEAGVGTGQYPGGTSTGAGQYPGGTGVGQYPGGTGVGTGQYPGGVGSGTGQYPGGAGTGAGQYPGGTGTGAGQYPGGTGTGTGQYPAGTGTGTGQYPGGPGVGQYPGGTGVGTGRYPGGTGSGTGLFPGGTGAGQYPGGTGVGTGQYPGGTGAGAGQYPGGTGVGTGLYPGGTGAGAGQYPGGTGQYPGATGTGTGQYPGGVGSGTYPTGGSGQYPGGAGVGTGTGTGGVGYYPSGTGTAQQYPGGGSSIDQYPTAVDQGVGGGSLPPQPIQLPEEEDDSFSQAESSVKNGEVMASAQGRKNGGTAQTQVSGTYTGTGSFSASAQTSDKDRAAQAQVSGGKEGALSSAQGTGGVGKSQSLVQVDSKTGGTSATSQSGGLGHESQSEVVANEKGGLADAQSSGPGQTSSQAQIGFRPQGEGTVDQQNIFNGGGQASAQSGAHTGQSQSQISGNFKFGIAYHGAAQAASGTKEQVDTYRAKSKPLFQSIGLFGKSTGTTVRKESVDTNGMRTRTSQQSLVNFISTTLPPLGEEEEYEDVDDEEEEYEDEYETPSKITRSGDKSTTDANSSIKTTPVAYVVTEPPTVTVRTSGNGRVFTQGGPTQKQTAFVPHGDNFRLVQTQNGRSTVHAVTTERTQQTVVNAASSTTPKYTTRYLPTKKDSPTTATTTTTTTADEMEEGPEPEAGSAQKTGHPDSYISVTKQVTGIDEKSKVPAIPGKNYESTYYTKSSTCGYFTFSCNIVYGENGRSKICRPKPPANGKC from the exons ATGGAGCGCCCTACGCGCTGGGCGCTAGTATTGTTTGCGCTTTGCGCAACAGCGGCACACTCGGCAGTTTTAACTTCT AACCCGTCCGAAGAACTCTCCAAATCAATCGATATAGACAACAGTCCCCTTTCTAGAGTGAAGAGGAATGGAAATATTCGAGGAAA TTTCAGAGGCCAAACACAATCACAGTATCTTCATTTTGGCAATAGTCAAGATGGTAAAGCTGAAGCCGAGGCAACACAACATAGCTCCAGAGCGGTAGTTG TCGGTTCCAATGGTATGGGACAAGCGCAGAGCCAATCGCTTGGCGGTGATTGCAGCTCCTGCTATGGATCGGTTGATGGTGGAGGCAGCTACATCTATG ATAGCAGACCCGATCCGCTAAAAGTGCCGGTGGATAAGTTGCGTCTGCCAGATGCATACGAACCAGGAACCAACGGACATTCGATGAGACCAGGCGGTAGTGGTGGACTGGATGGCTATGGACGTCCAGGAGGTGCAGGAAGTTACGACGGTAGACCTGGCGGCAGTCCTGGCACTGGTGGAGCTGTATTGGATGCGTACGGACGACCAGTGGGCAGCTTTGACGCACACGGAAGACCTATTGGCGGTTCGGGTATGGGAGGCAATGGTGCGGGCAGTCATGGACGGCCAGGGCATGGTGGATCAGGATTTGACGCTCAAGGAAGGCCTATGGGATCCGATGTAGGAGGATATGGCAGGCCATCAGGAGGCCCTGGAACAGATGGATCTGGTGTTGATGCTCATGGAAGACCTATCGGGGGTCCTGGCACTGGTGGATCAGGCGTCGATGCTCATGGAAGGCCTATTGGAGGATCTGGTACAGGAGGACCAGGTTTTGATGCTCACGGAAGACCTATGGGAGGTCCTGGTACTGGAGGACTAGGTGTTGATGGTCATGGAAGGCCTGTTGGTGGTCCAGGAACAGGTGGACCAGGTGTCGATGCTCATGGACGACCGATTGGAGGATCTGGAACTGGAGGGCAAGCTGTTGATGCTCATGGTAGACCGATTGGCGGACCTGGAACAGGTGCATCTGGAGTTGATGCCCATGGAAGACCGATTGGAGGACCTGGTACAGGTGGATCTGGAGTTGATTCCCAAGGAAGACCGATTGGAGGACCTGGTACAGGTGGATCTGGTGTTGATGCGCATGGACGACCGATTGGAGGACCTGGAACAGGAGGATCTGGAGTTGATGCACATGGAAGACCGATTGGAGGTCCTGGAACGGGAAGGCCCGGTGTTGATGCTCATGGAAGACCGATTGGAGGACTTGGAACTGGAGGACAAACTGTCGATGCCCATGGAAGACCGATTGGGGGGCCTGGAACTGGAAGACCTGGAGTCGATACTCATGGACGACCGATTGGAGGACCTGGAACTGGAGGGCAAGCTGTTGATGCTCACGGAAGACCCATCGGAGGTCCTGGAACAGGAGGAGCAGGTACTGAGGGCCAAGGGAGACCAGTGGATGGTTCAGGAGCAGGAACAAATGGTCAAGGAAGACCATCTGGAGGTTTCGATACTCAAGGTAGGCCTGGAGGTCCTGGAACTGGAGGTGCACCTGTAGACGGTCACGGAAGACCTTCTGGAGGTTATGATACTCAAGGTCGGCCTGGGGGACCTGGAACTGGATTAGGAGGTGCACATGACGGTCTCGGAAGACCTACTGGAGGTCTTGACGCTTATGGAAGGCCTATCGGAGGACCGGCAACTGATGCTCAAGGAAGGCCTATCGGTGGTTATGATGCTCAAGGAAGGCCTGTCGGTGGTTATGATGGACAAGGAAGACCACTTGGCAGTGGCACCCCAGGGACAGGACTTGATGCATCTGCAAGACCAGTCGGTAGCCATGGTCCTCATCCTCATTTAGTAGGACCGCCACTTCCAGGAGGAGGCGCACATGGTGTCTATCACAACGCTCCGCATACTGTTACATTGCCCGGTCAGGATCACACCGTGGTCAATCCAACAGGTGGCTTAACGGTTTTAGTTGGTACGGGTCActcaaaacaaactgtgattGGTTCTGATAGCAGACTAGATGGACACGGACCGGTGAAAATTATACCTGGACCACCGGACAGCCACGGACCTCCGAAGCAAACGGTGTACGCTCATCCAGGAGGATTAACTGTGCTGGTAGGAACGGGTGGTGCGCAACAAACCGTTCATCATCTTCCCGTTCATGGTGGACATCCTGGAGTAGGACCACAGACGGTGATTCATCCTGGATCGGTAGGCACTGGAGTATATCCAGGAAGTGGCGTTGGCCCTGTTGCTGGTCAGTATCCTGGTGGTACTGGGCAATATCCAGGCACTGCTGGTGGTCAATATCCAACAGGCCCAGCCGGTGGACCAGGTATGGGAACAACTACAGGAGCAGGAAGTGGAGTACAATACCCTGGAG GAGCCACGGGAGGCCGACATCCTGGAACGGTTGGAGGTATGGGAAGTGGTCAATATCCAGGAACAGGCATAGGTACAGGACAGCATCCTGGAGGCACAGGAACTGGCCAATACCCAGGGGAAGCCGGAGTTGGAACAGGGCAATATCCCGGTGGCACTAGTACAGGAGCTGGACAATACCCTGGAGGAACCGGTGTAGGCCAATATCCAGGTGGAACGGGTGTTGGAACTGGACAATATCCTGGAGGTGTTGGTTCAGGAACTGGACAGTATCCTGGAGGCGCTGGCACAGGAGCTGGACAATACCCTGGAGGCACTGGAACAG GAGCTGGACAATACCCTGGAGGCACTGGCACTGGAACTGGACAATATCCTGCAGGCACTGGCACAGGAACTGGACAATACCCAGGAGGACCCGGTGTTGGCCAATACCCAGGAGGAACGGGTGTAGGAACTGGACGATATCCTGGTGGTACTGGTTCAGGAACTGGATTATTCCCTGGGGGTACAGGAGCTGGACAATATCCAGGAGGGACCGGAGTAGGAACTGGACAATATCCTGGTG GTACTGGTGCAGGAGCTGGACAGTATCCAGGAGGAACCGGAGTAGGAACTGGTTTATATCCTGGAGGTACTGGTGCAGGTGCTGGACAATATCCTGGTGGAACTGGACAATATCCAGGAGCTACTGGAACGGGCACTGGACAATACCCAGGAGGAGTTGGAAGTGGTACTTATCCAACTGGTGGATCTGGACAGTATCCAGGAGGTGCTGGTGTTGGAACAGGCACGGGTACTGGTGGCGTTGGTTACTATCCATCAGGAACGGGAACTGCACAGCAATACCCCGGTGGAGGATCATCAATTGATCAATATCCAACAGCTGTAGATCAGGGAGTCGGAGGAGGCAGTTTACCTCCACAGCCCATACAACTACCGGAAGAGGAAGACGATTCATTCTCTCAAGCCGAATCGTCGGTAAAGAACGGCGAAGTGATGGCTTCTGCCCAAGGCCGTAAGAATGGAGGCACTGCACAAACGCAGGTTTCCGGTACCTACACTGGCACGGGATCGTTCAGTGCCAGCGCTCAAACAAGCGACAAGGATCGTGCGGCACAGGCGCAAGTGTCTGGTGGAAAGGAAGGCGCCCTAAGCTCTGCTCAAGGTACGGGCGGTGTTGGCAAATCGCAATCGTTGGTGCAGGTTGATTCGAAGACGGGAGGCACCTCCGCTACGTCCCAGAGCGGTGGCTTAGGCCACGAAAGTCAATCCGAGGTGGTGGCTAATGAGAAGGGCGGTTTGGCCGATGCACAATCGAGTGGGCCGGGGCAAACTTCGTCGCAGGCGCAGATTGGTTTCCGTCCGCAAGGCGAAGGTACGGTTGATCAGCAAAATATCTTCAACGGCGGAGGACAAGCGTCTGCCCAGTCGGGTGCTCACACTGGCCAGAGTCAGTCGCAAATTAGTGGCAATTTCAA GTTCGGCATTGCGTATCACGGTGCAGCACAGGCGGCGTCGGGAACGAAGGAACAGGTGGACACTTATCGGGCAAAGAGCAAACCTCTATTCCAATCGATTGGACTGTTTGGAAAGTCTACGGG TACCACGGTTCGTAAGGAATCGGTTGACACCAACGGCATGAGGACACGAACATCCCAGCAAAGCTTAG TGAACTTCATCAGCACTACACTGCCGCCGCTAGGCGAAGAGGAAGAATACGAAGATGTtgacgacgaggaggaagagTACGAGGATGAGTACGAAACGCCCTCGAAGATCACGCGCAGTGGCGACAAGTCTACGACCGACGCAAACTCCTCCATCAAAACGACTCCCGTAGCGTACGTGGTCACCGAACCGCCAACCGTAACGGTGCGCACGAGCGGAAATGGGCGCGTGTTCACCCAGGGTGGACCGACGCAAAAGCAGACCGCGTTCGTACCGCACGGTGACAACTTCCGGCTAGTGCAAACACAGAACGGACGCTCGACCGTACACGCCGTAACGACCGAGCGAACGCAGCAAACCGTAGTGAACGCAGCCTCCAGCACCACGCCCAAGTACACTACGCGCTACCTGCCCACGAAGAAGGACAGCCCAACAactgcgacgacgacgacgacgacgactgccGACGAGATGGAGGAAGGCCCGGAACCGGAAGCCGGATCGGCGCAAAAGACCGGCCATCCGGACAGCTACATTTCGGTAACGAAGCAGGTGACGGGCATCGACGAGAAGAGCAAGGTGCCGGCCATACCGGGCAAGAACTACGAGTCGACGTACTACACCAAATCGTCCACCTGCGGGTACTTCACCTTCTCCTGCAACATCGTGTACGGTGAGAACGGGCGAAGTAAAATCTGTCGACCCAAACCACCAGCCAATGGCAAATgctga
- the LOC120947781 gene encoding fibroin heavy chain isoform X8, whose translation MERPTRWALVLFALCATAAHSAVLTSNPSEELSKSIDIDNSPLSRVKRNGNIRGNFRGQTQSQYLHFGNSQDGKAEAEATQHSSRAVVVGSNGMGQAQSQSLGGDCSSCYGSVDGGGSYIYDSRPDPLKVPVDKLRLPDAYEPGTNGHSMRPGGSGGLDGYGRPGGAGSYDGRPGGSPGTGGAVLDAYGRPVGSFDAHGRPIGGSGMGGNGAGSHGRPGHGGSGFDAQGRPMGSDVGGYGRPSGGPGTDGSGVDAHGRPIGGPGTGGSGVDAHGRPIGGSGTGGPGFDAHGRPMGGPGTGGLGVDGHGRPVGGPGTGGPGVDAHGRPIGGSGTGGQAVDAHGRPIGGPGTGASGVDAHGRPIGGPGTGGSGVDSQGRPIGGPGTGGSGVDAHGRPIGGPGTGGSGVDAHGRPIGGPGTGRPGVDAHGRPIGGLGTGGQTVDAHGRPIGGPGTGRPGVDTHGRPIGGPGTGGQAVDAHGRPIGGPGTGGAGTEGQGRPVDGSGAGTNGQGRPSGGFDTQGRPGGPGTGGAPVDGHGRPSGGYDTQGRPGGPGTGLGGAHDGLGRPTGGLDAYGRPIGGPATDAQGRPIGGYDAQGRPVGGYDGQGRPLGSGTPGTGLDASARPVGSHGPHPHLVGPPLPGGGAHGVYHNAPHTVTLPGQDHTVVNPTGGLTVLVGTGHSKQTVIGSDSRLDGHGPVKIIPGPPDSHGPPKQTVYAHPGGLTVLVGTGGAQQTVHHLPVHGGHPGVGPQTVIHPGSVGTGVYPGSGVGPVAGQYPGGTGQYPGTAGGQYPTGPAGGPGMGTTTGAGSGVQYPGGATGGRHPGTVGGMGSGQYPGTGIGTGQHPGGTGTGQYPGEAGVGTGQYPGGTSTGAGQYPGGTGVGQYPGGTGVGTGQYPGGVGSGTGQYPGGAGTGAGQYPGGTGTGAGQYPGGTGTGAGQYPGGAGTGVGQYPGGAGTGTGTGQYPGGTGTGAGQYPVGTGTGAGQYPGSTGTGVGQYPGGAGTGTGTGQYPGGAGTGAGQYPVGTGTGAGQYPAGTGTGAGQYPGGTGTGTGQYPAGTGTGTGQYPGGPGVGQYPGGTGVGTGRYPGGTGSGTGLFPGGTGAGQYPGGTGVGTGQYPGGTGAGAGQYPGGTGVGTGLYPGGTGAGAGQYPGGTGQYPGATGTGTGQYPGGVGSGTYPTGGSGQYPGGAGVGTGTGTGGVGYYPSGTGTAQQYPGGGSSIDQYPTAVDQGVGGGSLPPQPIQLPEEEDDSFSQAESSVKNGEVMASAQGRKNGGTAQTQVSGTYTGTGSFSASAQTSDKDRAAQAQVSGGKEGALSSAQGTGGVGKSQSLVQVDSKTGGTSATSQSGGLGHESQSEVVANEKGGLADAQSSGPGQTSSQAQIGFRPQGEGTVDQQNIFNGGGQASAQSGAHTGQSQSQISGNFKFGIAYHGAAQAASGTKEQVDTYRAKSKPLFQSIGLFGKSTGTTVRKESVDTNGMRTRTSQQSLVNFISTTLPPLGEEEEYEDVDDEEEEYEDEYETPSKITRSGDKSTTDANSSIKTTPVAYVVTEPPTVTVRTSGNGRVFTQGGPTQKQTAFVPHGDNFRLVQTQNGRSTVHAVTTERTQQTVVNAASSTTPKYTTRYLPTKKDSPTTATTTTTTTADEMEEGPEPEAGSAQKTGHPDSYISVTKQVTGIDEKSKVPAIPGKNYESTYYTKSSTCGYFTFSCNIVYGENGRSKICRPKPPANGKC comes from the exons ATGGAGCGCCCTACGCGCTGGGCGCTAGTATTGTTTGCGCTTTGCGCAACAGCGGCACACTCGGCAGTTTTAACTTCT AACCCGTCCGAAGAACTCTCCAAATCAATCGATATAGACAACAGTCCCCTTTCTAGAGTGAAGAGGAATGGAAATATTCGAGGAAA TTTCAGAGGCCAAACACAATCACAGTATCTTCATTTTGGCAATAGTCAAGATGGTAAAGCTGAAGCCGAGGCAACACAACATAGCTCCAGAGCGGTAGTTG TCGGTTCCAATGGTATGGGACAAGCGCAGAGCCAATCGCTTGGCGGTGATTGCAGCTCCTGCTATGGATCGGTTGATGGTGGAGGCAGCTACATCTATG ATAGCAGACCCGATCCGCTAAAAGTGCCGGTGGATAAGTTGCGTCTGCCAGATGCATACGAACCAGGAACCAACGGACATTCGATGAGACCAGGCGGTAGTGGTGGACTGGATGGCTATGGACGTCCAGGAGGTGCAGGAAGTTACGACGGTAGACCTGGCGGCAGTCCTGGCACTGGTGGAGCTGTATTGGATGCGTACGGACGACCAGTGGGCAGCTTTGACGCACACGGAAGACCTATTGGCGGTTCGGGTATGGGAGGCAATGGTGCGGGCAGTCATGGACGGCCAGGGCATGGTGGATCAGGATTTGACGCTCAAGGAAGGCCTATGGGATCCGATGTAGGAGGATATGGCAGGCCATCAGGAGGCCCTGGAACAGATGGATCTGGTGTTGATGCTCATGGAAGACCTATCGGGGGTCCTGGCACTGGTGGATCAGGCGTCGATGCTCATGGAAGGCCTATTGGAGGATCTGGTACAGGAGGACCAGGTTTTGATGCTCACGGAAGACCTATGGGAGGTCCTGGTACTGGAGGACTAGGTGTTGATGGTCATGGAAGGCCTGTTGGTGGTCCAGGAACAGGTGGACCAGGTGTCGATGCTCATGGACGACCGATTGGAGGATCTGGAACTGGAGGGCAAGCTGTTGATGCTCATGGTAGACCGATTGGCGGACCTGGAACAGGTGCATCTGGAGTTGATGCCCATGGAAGACCGATTGGAGGACCTGGTACAGGTGGATCTGGAGTTGATTCCCAAGGAAGACCGATTGGAGGACCTGGTACAGGTGGATCTGGTGTTGATGCGCATGGACGACCGATTGGAGGACCTGGAACAGGAGGATCTGGAGTTGATGCACATGGAAGACCGATTGGAGGTCCTGGAACGGGAAGGCCCGGTGTTGATGCTCATGGAAGACCGATTGGAGGACTTGGAACTGGAGGACAAACTGTCGATGCCCATGGAAGACCGATTGGGGGGCCTGGAACTGGAAGACCTGGAGTCGATACTCATGGACGACCGATTGGAGGACCTGGAACTGGAGGGCAAGCTGTTGATGCTCACGGAAGACCCATCGGAGGTCCTGGAACAGGAGGAGCAGGTACTGAGGGCCAAGGGAGACCAGTGGATGGTTCAGGAGCAGGAACAAATGGTCAAGGAAGACCATCTGGAGGTTTCGATACTCAAGGTAGGCCTGGAGGTCCTGGAACTGGAGGTGCACCTGTAGACGGTCACGGAAGACCTTCTGGAGGTTATGATACTCAAGGTCGGCCTGGGGGACCTGGAACTGGATTAGGAGGTGCACATGACGGTCTCGGAAGACCTACTGGAGGTCTTGACGCTTATGGAAGGCCTATCGGAGGACCGGCAACTGATGCTCAAGGAAGGCCTATCGGTGGTTATGATGCTCAAGGAAGGCCTGTCGGTGGTTATGATGGACAAGGAAGACCACTTGGCAGTGGCACCCCAGGGACAGGACTTGATGCATCTGCAAGACCAGTCGGTAGCCATGGTCCTCATCCTCATTTAGTAGGACCGCCACTTCCAGGAGGAGGCGCACATGGTGTCTATCACAACGCTCCGCATACTGTTACATTGCCCGGTCAGGATCACACCGTGGTCAATCCAACAGGTGGCTTAACGGTTTTAGTTGGTACGGGTCActcaaaacaaactgtgattGGTTCTGATAGCAGACTAGATGGACACGGACCGGTGAAAATTATACCTGGACCACCGGACAGCCACGGACCTCCGAAGCAAACGGTGTACGCTCATCCAGGAGGATTAACTGTGCTGGTAGGAACGGGTGGTGCGCAACAAACCGTTCATCATCTTCCCGTTCATGGTGGACATCCTGGAGTAGGACCACAGACGGTGATTCATCCTGGATCGGTAGGCACTGGAGTATATCCAGGAAGTGGCGTTGGCCCTGTTGCTGGTCAGTATCCTGGTGGTACTGGGCAATATCCAGGCACTGCTGGTGGTCAATATCCAACAGGCCCAGCCGGTGGACCAGGTATGGGAACAACTACAGGAGCAGGAAGTGGAGTACAATACCCTGGAG GAGCCACGGGAGGCCGACATCCTGGAACGGTTGGAGGTATGGGAAGTGGTCAATATCCAGGAACAGGCATAGGTACAGGACAGCATCCTGGAGGCACAGGAACTGGCCAATACCCAGGGGAAGCCGGAGTTGGAACAGGGCAATATCCCGGTGGCACTAGTACAGGAGCTGGACAATACCCTGGAGGAACCGGTGTAGGCCAATATCCAGGTGGAACGGGTGTTGGAACTGGACAATATCCTGGAGGTGTTGGTTCAGGAACTGGACAGTATCCTGGAGGCGCTGGCACAGGAGCTGGACAATACCCTGGAGGCACTGGAACAG GAGCTGGACAGTATCCTGGAGGCACTGGAACAGGAGCTGGACAGTATCCTGGAGGAGCTGGCACTGGAGTTGGACAATATCCTGGAGGCGCTGGCACTGGCACTGGAACTGGACAGTATCCTGGAGGCACTGGCACAGGAGCTGGACAATACCCTGTAGGCACTGGAACAGGTGCTGGTCAATACCCTGGAAGCACTGGCACTGGAGTTGGACAATATCCTGGAGGCGCTGGCACTGGCACTGGAACTGGACAGTATCCTGGAGGCGCCGGCACAGGAGCTGGACAATACCCTGTAGGCACTGGAACAGGTGCTGGTCAATACCCTGCAGGCACTGGAACAG GAGCTGGACAATACCCTGGAGGCACTGGCACTGGAACTGGACAATATCCTGCAGGCACTGGCACAGGAACTGGACAATACCCAGGAGGACCCGGTGTTGGCCAATACCCAGGAGGAACGGGTGTAGGAACTGGACGATATCCTGGTGGTACTGGTTCAGGAACTGGATTATTCCCTGGGGGTACAGGAGCTGGACAATATCCAGGAGGGACCGGAGTAGGAACTGGACAATATCCTGGTG GTACTGGTGCAGGAGCTGGACAGTATCCAGGAGGAACCGGAGTAGGAACTGGTTTATATCCTGGAGGTACTGGTGCAGGTGCTGGACAATATCCTGGTGGAACTGGACAATATCCAGGAGCTACTGGAACGGGCACTGGACAATACCCAGGAGGAGTTGGAAGTGGTACTTATCCAACTGGTGGATCTGGACAGTATCCAGGAGGTGCTGGTGTTGGAACAGGCACGGGTACTGGTGGCGTTGGTTACTATCCATCAGGAACGGGAACTGCACAGCAATACCCCGGTGGAGGATCATCAATTGATCAATATCCAACAGCTGTAGATCAGGGAGTCGGAGGAGGCAGTTTACCTCCACAGCCCATACAACTACCGGAAGAGGAAGACGATTCATTCTCTCAAGCCGAATCGTCGGTAAAGAACGGCGAAGTGATGGCTTCTGCCCAAGGCCGTAAGAATGGAGGCACTGCACAAACGCAGGTTTCCGGTACCTACACTGGCACGGGATCGTTCAGTGCCAGCGCTCAAACAAGCGACAAGGATCGTGCGGCACAGGCGCAAGTGTCTGGTGGAAAGGAAGGCGCCCTAAGCTCTGCTCAAGGTACGGGCGGTGTTGGCAAATCGCAATCGTTGGTGCAGGTTGATTCGAAGACGGGAGGCACCTCCGCTACGTCCCAGAGCGGTGGCTTAGGCCACGAAAGTCAATCCGAGGTGGTGGCTAATGAGAAGGGCGGTTTGGCCGATGCACAATCGAGTGGGCCGGGGCAAACTTCGTCGCAGGCGCAGATTGGTTTCCGTCCGCAAGGCGAAGGTACGGTTGATCAGCAAAATATCTTCAACGGCGGAGGACAAGCGTCTGCCCAGTCGGGTGCTCACACTGGCCAGAGTCAGTCGCAAATTAGTGGCAATTTCAA GTTCGGCATTGCGTATCACGGTGCAGCACAGGCGGCGTCGGGAACGAAGGAACAGGTGGACACTTATCGGGCAAAGAGCAAACCTCTATTCCAATCGATTGGACTGTTTGGAAAGTCTACGGG TACCACGGTTCGTAAGGAATCGGTTGACACCAACGGCATGAGGACACGAACATCCCAGCAAAGCTTAG TGAACTTCATCAGCACTACACTGCCGCCGCTAGGCGAAGAGGAAGAATACGAAGATGTtgacgacgaggaggaagagTACGAGGATGAGTACGAAACGCCCTCGAAGATCACGCGCAGTGGCGACAAGTCTACGACCGACGCAAACTCCTCCATCAAAACGACTCCCGTAGCGTACGTGGTCACCGAACCGCCAACCGTAACGGTGCGCACGAGCGGAAATGGGCGCGTGTTCACCCAGGGTGGACCGACGCAAAAGCAGACCGCGTTCGTACCGCACGGTGACAACTTCCGGCTAGTGCAAACACAGAACGGACGCTCGACCGTACACGCCGTAACGACCGAGCGAACGCAGCAAACCGTAGTGAACGCAGCCTCCAGCACCACGCCCAAGTACACTACGCGCTACCTGCCCACGAAGAAGGACAGCCCAACAactgcgacgacgacgacgacgacgactgccGACGAGATGGAGGAAGGCCCGGAACCGGAAGCCGGATCGGCGCAAAAGACCGGCCATCCGGACAGCTACATTTCGGTAACGAAGCAGGTGACGGGCATCGACGAGAAGAGCAAGGTGCCGGCCATACCGGGCAAGAACTACGAGTCGACGTACTACACCAAATCGTCCACCTGCGGGTACTTCACCTTCTCCTGCAACATCGTGTACGGTGAGAACGGGCGAAGTAAAATCTGTCGACCCAAACCACCAGCCAATGGCAAATgctga